One Nitrospina watsonii DNA segment encodes these proteins:
- the sugE gene encoding quaternary ammonium compound efflux SMR transporter SugE, whose translation MAWVVLFVAGLFEVGWAVGLKYTEGFTRLWPTVWTVASIVISMGLLGLALKHLPVGTAYAVWTGIGTLGTAILGIYLFGEPATALRLLCIGLITAGILGLRFVPA comes from the coding sequence ATGGCGTGGGTGGTGTTGTTTGTGGCGGGGTTGTTTGAGGTGGGCTGGGCCGTGGGCCTGAAGTACACGGAAGGGTTCACCCGGCTGTGGCCGACGGTGTGGACGGTGGCGAGCATTGTCATCAGCATGGGCCTGTTGGGCCTGGCGCTCAAGCACCTGCCGGTGGGCACGGCGTATGCGGTGTGGACGGGCATCGGCACGCTCGGCACGGCGATCCTCGGCATCTATTTGTTTGGCGAACCGGCAACGGCACTGCGACTCCTCTGCATCGGCCTCATCACCGCCGGCATCCTCGGATTGCGATTTGTGCCTGCATAA
- a CDS encoding DUF2269 family protein: MNFTTIKFLHVMSAVVLLGTGLGLAFMLFRAQQSRDSRTLLFALNNILIGDIVFIGPALFVLFGSGHWMLRNGGHSVREPWMIASLALIMLVGLCWFVAVFLEWRMRNNLRQVVADGIELPPRHKLFHRLWMSMGAVAFLSALAILVMMVIKPSFSG; encoded by the coding sequence ATGAATTTCACGACTATCAAATTCCTGCACGTGATGAGTGCGGTGGTGTTGCTGGGGACGGGGCTGGGGCTCGCGTTCATGCTGTTCCGCGCCCAGCAGAGCCGCGACTCGCGCACGCTCTTGTTCGCGCTCAATAATATTCTCATCGGCGACATCGTGTTCATCGGCCCGGCGCTGTTCGTGCTGTTCGGCTCCGGCCACTGGATGCTTAGGAACGGCGGCCACTCCGTGCGCGAGCCGTGGATGATCGCGTCGCTGGCGCTCATCATGCTGGTCGGGTTGTGCTGGTTCGTCGCCGTGTTCCTCGAATGGCGCATGCGCAACAACCTGCGCCAGGTGGTGGCCGACGGCATCGAACTGCCGCCGCGTCACAAACTGTTTCACCGCCTGTGGATGAGCATGGGCGCGGTGGCGTTTTTGTCCGCCCTCGCCATTCTCGTCATGATGGTGATCAAACCTTCGTTCTCCGGGTGA
- a CDS encoding YgaP family membrane protein: MNTKRKLHDGIVGAVLTAGSALAYWVDPLWVLVPGVLGVVLLQSGITGFCPLYFILDKTCREEPRTV; the protein is encoded by the coding sequence ATGAATACGAAACGCAAACTGCATGACGGGATCGTCGGCGCGGTGCTGACGGCGGGATCGGCCCTGGCGTACTGGGTGGATCCGTTGTGGGTTCTGGTGCCAGGTGTATTGGGGGTGGTGCTGTTGCAAAGCGGGATCACCGGGTTCTGCCCGCTCTATTTCATCCTCGACAAAACGTGCCGGGAAGAACCCAGGACGGTTTAA